One genomic segment of Erythrobacter sp. THAF29 includes these proteins:
- a CDS encoding thiolase family protein — protein MSENVYIIGAGIHPFGRTEERSGREQGVYAVREALKDAGLEWPDIECAYGGSAAAGNADIMVNELGLTSLPFTNVANGCATGGSALAAAQQAIASGMYDLALAVGFDKHPRGAFNAKPADYGLPDWYGQTGMMLTTQFFALKIQRYMQLHGISRTTLGRVAEKAFRNGAKTPHAWRRSEIDLETIMNAPMINDPLTKFMFCSPAEGGVALILASEAKMKQLGADGVRIAHIAVRTRPPGSFEVFQPGVSIKEGGKPTVLASRAAFEGAGIGPEDIEVAQLQDTESGAEIMHMAENGFCKDGEQEEWLANGWSELGGKMPINTDGGCLACGEPIGASGLRQVYENVEQLRGRAGERQVPGRDGKGPKTGYSHVYGAPGLSAVAILER, from the coding sequence ATGAGCGAGAATGTCTACATCATCGGCGCCGGGATCCATCCCTTCGGGCGAACCGAGGAGCGATCGGGACGCGAACAGGGCGTCTACGCGGTGCGTGAGGCGTTGAAGGATGCGGGGCTGGAATGGCCCGACATCGAATGCGCCTATGGCGGATCGGCGGCGGCGGGCAATGCCGATATCATGGTCAACGAGCTTGGCCTCACCAGCCTGCCCTTCACCAATGTCGCCAATGGTTGCGCCACCGGCGGGAGTGCACTTGCCGCGGCGCAGCAGGCGATTGCGAGCGGAATGTACGACCTTGCGCTGGCCGTGGGTTTCGACAAGCACCCGCGCGGCGCGTTCAATGCCAAGCCTGCCGATTACGGCCTGCCCGACTGGTACGGCCAGACCGGCATGATGCTGACCACGCAATTCTTCGCGCTCAAGATCCAGCGTTACATGCAGCTGCACGGCATCAGCCGCACGACGCTCGGCCGGGTGGCCGAAAAGGCGTTTCGCAACGGCGCGAAGACCCCGCATGCCTGGCGACGCTCCGAGATCGATCTCGAAACGATCATGAACGCGCCGATGATCAACGATCCGCTCACCAAATTCATGTTCTGCTCGCCCGCCGAAGGGGGCGTGGCGCTGATTCTCGCCAGCGAAGCGAAAATGAAGCAGCTGGGCGCGGACGGGGTCAGGATCGCGCATATCGCGGTACGGACCCGCCCGCCGGGCAGCTTCGAGGTGTTCCAGCCGGGCGTCAGCATCAAGGAAGGCGGCAAACCCACCGTGCTTGCCTCCAGGGCAGCGTTCGAAGGGGCCGGGATCGGCCCCGAGGATATCGAGGTCGCGCAATTGCAGGACACCGAAAGCGGCGCGGAAATCATGCACATGGCCGAAAACGGCTTCTGCAAGGATGGCGAGCAGGAAGAGTGGCTGGCAAACGGCTGGTCGGAGCTGGGCGGAAAAATGCCGATCAACACCGATGGCGGCTGCCTCGCCTGCGGGGAACCGATCGGGGCTTCGGGGCTGCGACAGGTCTACGAAAATGTCGAGCAATTGCGCGGGCGGGCGGGCGAACGACAAGTGCCGGGCCGCGACGGCAAGGGGCCGAAGACCGGATACAGCCACGTCTACGGCGCGCCGGGCCTATCGGCAGTCGCGATACTGGAGCGGTAA
- a CDS encoding SDR family NAD(P)-dependent oxidoreductase, translating into MGKMTGKVALVTGGAEGIGAEVGRQIVAEGGQVLLCDIQIKKAKALADELGENAEAFELDVRNLDQWHEAVKYAQEQFGKLNVLCNIAGISEPGNVVDGTLDTWERTIDINLNGPFFGMRAALPAMEASGEPGAIVNIGSMIALRAAAFVAAYSASKAGLLGLTRSVALDCAERGVPIRANMVHPGAIRTPMYERYKYSGADTPENIERDFAATHPMNRIGEPEEVARAVVFLASDEASFTTGCDFTVDGGGSIRS; encoded by the coding sequence ATGGGGAAGATGACGGGCAAGGTCGCGCTGGTCACCGGCGGCGCGGAAGGGATCGGGGCCGAGGTCGGGCGGCAGATCGTCGCGGAAGGCGGGCAGGTTCTTTTATGCGATATACAGATCAAGAAAGCGAAAGCGCTTGCCGATGAACTCGGCGAGAATGCCGAGGCGTTCGAGCTCGACGTACGCAACCTCGATCAATGGCATGAAGCGGTAAAGTACGCGCAGGAGCAATTCGGCAAGCTGAACGTATTGTGCAACATCGCCGGCATTTCCGAACCCGGCAACGTGGTCGACGGGACGCTCGACACCTGGGAGCGGACGATCGACATCAACCTCAACGGCCCGTTTTTCGGCATGCGTGCCGCTCTCCCTGCAATGGAAGCGAGCGGGGAGCCGGGGGCGATCGTCAATATCGGATCGATGATCGCCCTGCGCGCCGCGGCATTTGTTGCCGCCTACAGCGCGTCGAAGGCGGGCCTGCTCGGCCTTACCCGTTCGGTCGCGCTCGATTGCGCCGAGCGCGGCGTCCCGATCCGCGCCAACATGGTCCATCCCGGCGCGATCCGCACACCGATGTACGAGCGATACAAATATTCCGGCGCGGACACACCGGAAAATATCGAGCGCGATTTCGCCGCAACCCACCCGATGAACCGCATCGGCGAACCAGAGGAGGTCGCTCGCGCAGTCGTGTTTCTCGCCAGCGACGAGGCGAGCTTCACCACGGGATGCGATTTCACCGTCGATGGCGGCGGTTCGATAAGGAGTTGA
- a CDS encoding SDR family oxidoreductase: MDVSKLMFRDGLMAGERILVTGGGTGLGKEMAEGFLALGATVYICGRRQNKLDETAAELNDKHSSKAGGKIIGMACDIRDADAIHAMVDAIWADGGALTGVVNNAAGNFISRTEDLSVNGFNAIADIVFRGTFYVTLDVGKRLIAEGKKANFLSILTTWVWSGSAFVVPSAMSKTAIHAMTQSLATEWGRYGMRFNAIAPGLFPTKGMSARLNPGGSGGNSNNAMNPMGRAGEMHELANLAAFLMAPGAEYVNGQTIAIDGAGYQATGGTFYPMLHALGDAEWEQMRAMIKGTNEKDKADRTTG; this comes from the coding sequence ATGGACGTATCGAAGCTGATGTTCCGCGACGGATTGATGGCGGGCGAGCGCATACTCGTCACAGGCGGCGGAACGGGCCTCGGCAAGGAAATGGCCGAGGGTTTCCTGGCGCTCGGCGCGACCGTCTACATTTGCGGAAGGCGCCAGAACAAGCTCGACGAGACCGCTGCCGAGCTGAACGACAAGCATAGCTCGAAAGCGGGCGGCAAGATCATCGGCATGGCCTGCGACATCCGCGATGCGGATGCGATTCACGCGATGGTCGACGCGATCTGGGCCGATGGCGGCGCGCTTACGGGCGTGGTGAACAATGCGGCGGGCAATTTCATCAGCCGCACCGAGGACCTTTCGGTCAACGGTTTCAACGCGATTGCCGACATCGTCTTTCGCGGCACGTTCTACGTCACGCTCGATGTCGGCAAGCGGCTGATCGCGGAAGGGAAGAAGGCGAACTTCCTCTCGATCCTCACCACATGGGTGTGGTCGGGCAGCGCCTTCGTGGTGCCATCGGCCATGTCGAAAACCGCGATCCACGCGATGACGCAGAGCCTGGCCACCGAATGGGGCCGCTACGGCATGCGTTTCAACGCGATTGCGCCGGGCCTCTTCCCCACCAAGGGGATGAGCGCGCGGCTCAATCCGGGCGGTTCGGGCGGCAATTCGAACAATGCGATGAACCCCATGGGCCGCGCGGGCGAGATGCACGAACTCGCCAATCTCGCGGCGTTCCTGATGGCGCCGGGCGCCGAATATGTGAACGGCCAGACCATCGCGATCGACGGAGCCGGCTACCAGGCAACCGGCGGGACCTTCTACCCGATGCTCCACGCCCTAGGCGACGCCGAATGGGAGCAGATGCGTGCAATGATCAAGGGGACGAACGAGAAGGACAAGGCGGATCGAACGACGGGCTAG
- a CDS encoding ThuA domain-containing protein: MGKQPAQRIDAHFVAAGKYHDIDYPRLEILKLLAEHPHIRTTVACDYSGLERLDQCRFLITYTCDLMPTEDQAKQLRAWLEAGGKWLALHGTNSILVFTEEGLVDAPENRPDVFDMLGTQFKAHPPIGPFPVEVVNRSHELTEGIEDFEVVDELYLSKTTAEIDTLMQTTFEGEATGFVEADWDKTTVPILYTRDIGKGRIVYNTLGHCRGHYDLPGMQDFYPHKEMCAWNYDVYYDLLRRSIGWAMREGD, encoded by the coding sequence ATGGGAAAACAACCGGCGCAAAGGATCGATGCGCATTTCGTCGCCGCGGGCAAGTATCACGACATCGACTATCCGCGGCTCGAAATTCTCAAGCTGCTGGCCGAGCACCCGCATATCCGCACGACGGTCGCGTGCGATTATTCAGGGCTCGAGCGGCTCGACCAGTGCCGTTTTCTTATTACCTATACCTGCGACCTGATGCCGACCGAGGATCAGGCGAAGCAGCTTCGCGCCTGGCTCGAGGCCGGCGGCAAGTGGCTGGCGCTGCACGGGACCAATTCGATCCTCGTCTTCACCGAGGAAGGCCTTGTCGATGCGCCCGAAAACCGCCCGGACGTGTTCGACATGCTCGGCACCCAGTTCAAGGCACACCCGCCGATCGGCCCGTTCCCGGTCGAAGTCGTCAACCGGTCCCACGAACTGACCGAGGGGATCGAGGATTTCGAGGTGGTGGACGAGCTCTATCTCTCCAAGACCACGGCCGAGATCGACACGCTGATGCAGACCACGTTCGAAGGCGAGGCGACCGGCTTTGTCGAGGCGGACTGGGACAAGACGACAGTGCCGATCCTCTATACCCGCGACATCGGCAAGGGGCGGATCGTCTACAATACGCTCGGCCATTGCCGGGGGCACTACGACCTGCCGGGAATGCAGGATTTCTACCCGCACAAGGAAATGTGCGCGTGGAACTACGATGTTTATTACGACCTCCTTCGCCGTTCCATCGGATGGGCGATGCGCGAGGGCGACTGA
- a CDS encoding acyl-CoA dehydrogenase family protein, giving the protein MDMTFSPEDLAFREEVREFLAENLPDRLREGARRTPGVFVEPDIGMEWHRILNERGWVAPHWPKEDGGTGWTPTQKFIFEKECALAGAPAISILGLRLVGPVICEFGTPEQKERFLPRILSGEDYWCQGYSEPGSGSDLASLKTSARLEGDEYVINGSKIWTTHAHHANWIFALVRTNPDVKKQAGITFLLVPMDQEGVEVTPIHSMSGDHEVNAVFFTDARTSVDNRIGEEGAGWGIAKFLLENERGGSCFAPRLIQSIDTLEELARKQPSGVNGAMAHDERFCARLARARLSAEALEITELRILAELAKGKPPGPQTSLVKMLATNIGQEVDTLRLDLLGPDGLQLPLERPLYGNEAPEPVGSEFAQTAMGRYLNNRASTIFGGSDEVQKNIIAKTVLGL; this is encoded by the coding sequence ATGGACATGACCTTCTCCCCCGAAGACCTCGCCTTCCGCGAAGAGGTGCGCGAATTCCTCGCCGAGAACCTTCCCGACCGGTTGCGCGAAGGCGCACGGCGCACGCCCGGAGTCTTCGTCGAGCCCGATATCGGCATGGAATGGCATCGCATCCTCAACGAACGCGGCTGGGTCGCCCCGCACTGGCCCAAGGAGGACGGGGGCACGGGCTGGACCCCGACGCAGAAATTCATCTTCGAGAAGGAATGCGCGCTCGCAGGTGCGCCCGCGATCTCGATCCTCGGGCTGCGGCTCGTCGGCCCTGTGATCTGCGAATTCGGCACGCCCGAGCAGAAGGAACGCTTCCTCCCGCGCATCCTGTCGGGCGAGGATTACTGGTGCCAGGGATATTCGGAACCCGGCAGCGGTTCGGACCTCGCTTCATTGAAAACGAGCGCGCGGCTCGAGGGCGACGAATACGTCATCAACGGCTCGAAAATCTGGACCACCCATGCCCACCACGCCAACTGGATCTTCGCGCTGGTACGCACCAACCCCGATGTGAAAAAGCAGGCCGGGATCACATTCCTGCTCGTACCGATGGATCAGGAGGGGGTCGAAGTGACCCCGATCCACTCGATGTCGGGCGATCACGAAGTCAATGCGGTGTTCTTCACCGACGCGCGCACCAGCGTCGACAATCGCATCGGCGAGGAGGGCGCAGGCTGGGGCATCGCCAAATTCCTGCTCGAGAACGAGCGCGGCGGATCATGCTTTGCCCCGCGGCTCATCCAGAGCATCGATACGCTCGAGGAGCTTGCAAGAAAACAACCCTCCGGCGTCAACGGGGCGATGGCGCATGACGAGCGTTTTTGCGCAAGGCTCGCCCGCGCGCGCCTTTCGGCCGAGGCGCTGGAGATTACCGAGCTGCGCATCCTCGCAGAGCTTGCCAAGGGCAAGCCACCGGGGCCGCAAACTTCGCTGGTGAAGATGCTCGCGACCAATATCGGGCAGGAGGTCGATACGCTGCGGCTCGACCTGCTCGGCCCCGACGGGCTGCAACTCCCGCTCGAACGTCCGCTCTATGGCAACGAGGCACCCGAGCCGGTCGGCAGCGAGTTCGCGCAGACCGCGATGGGCCGCTATCTCAACAACCGCGCCTCGACGATCTTCGGCGGGTCTGACGAGGTGCAGAAGAACATCATCGCCAAGACCGTGCTGGGTCTTTGA